TCTAGCCATGCATCATAGATCTGTTTGGATTGCGCATCGGTGTTGGACCCGTTGAAAAGAACGAGCTGATCGCCGTAGCCGTTATCTGACAGGAGTCGCACAAGATACTCTTGGGTGCGGCGCGACTCCGTGAAGATGATGGCTTTCTGGGCGGCACCAAGTTCTTCTGTCTTCGCGAAACCAGCACTCAACGCGCTGAGAAGTGCTTGCCCCTTCGCGTTCTCAGAAATCGAAACAGCGAGGTCGCGGAATTCGCGTAGGTCGGAGATTTCCTTCGTGATCGCGTTCACGTCTTCCGGGGACAGCAATTCGGGCTGGTCATTGCCTTCTGGCCACTCGTCTGCAAGTTCATCGAACTCCTCGTAGTCTTCCGCTAGTTCCTCCTCGAGCTTGCTCCGCAGGTCAGTGTCTTGCTTGAGTTGCCGCTCAAGCTTCCGCGCAAGGGTGTCGAGAGCGCCTGCGATGGCGAAAGTCGAGGATGCGAGCAGCTTCCGCATGATCAGCGTCATGAGGGTTCGCTGCGATGACGGCAACGCGTGCAGAGAAGGCCTTCGGAGGTAATCTGATACCATGTCGTAAAGAGCCTGCTCTGCCTCGGTTGGCACGAACTCCTGCGTGATCGGAATGCGATTTGTGTAGCGTATGTATTCGAGCACCTGGCGACGGAGCGTTCGATGGCAGACAGCTTGCAGTCGCTGCTTCAGTTCGTCGAACTGATCATCACCGGTGAGCCGCGCGTACTTGGCCCGAAAGCTCTTTGCGTCACCGAAGGTGAAGTCATCGATCAGGCTGACGAGTCCGTACAACTCCATCAGCGAGTTCTGCAGGGGCGTAGCTGTCAACAGGATCTTGGGCGCGTTCATGAGTGCTCCCTTCAGAGTGCGTCCGATCCGATTGTCTGGTCGGTACACGTTCCTCAGGCGATGTGCCTCGTCAATTACCACCAAGTCCCAAGGGATGACCATCAAAGCCTCGGCGTGTCGAGCCGCAAATTGAAAAGAGCAGATCACAAGGCGCTTCTGATCGAACGGGCTACGCACCCCGTCCTTCGACAACTTGTTGTAGTTTTTTGCTTCGAGGATGAGTGTGGGGAGGAAGAATTTTTCCTCAACTTCCTGCGACCACTGCTTCCGCAGGTTGGCTGGCGTGATGATGAGGATGCGACGCTTCCCCTCAGCCCATTTCTGGGCAAGGACCAATCCGGCTTCAATTGTTTTTCCGAGGCCCACCTCGTCAGCCAGAATCGCCCCTTTCGAGAGCGGTGACTTGAACGCGAACAGTGCAGCCTCAACCTGATGAGGATTGAGGTCCACCTGCGCGTCCAGCAATGCGCCAGCGAGTTTCTCAGTGTCGGCAACTGAATGCCGCTTGCTCAATTCGTACGCAAATAGTTTGGCGTGATATTCCGTAATCAATTTAGCTCTCCGGAACCTGTTTTTGCGGGACCGGAGGCACTACCAACGGAGGGGGTGAGGCGACCTATGTGCTCTCGATTGAGGAGCACGATCTGCTGATCCTGCGGCCTCCTAGCTGCCGGGTCCGTATCGAGCCCAAGCCGCCTCAGCGCGTAGTAGAGGAGCGCGCGCCGCACCTTGATCTTGGCCTTGCCACCCCGCATCCCGTAGTCACGCGCGATGACCTTCGCCTGCGTCTCCGAGAGGTCAGGGTGGGGACCGACCTCCAGGGTGACCTCGGAATGCCAGTCGCGATCTTCGTCGGCCGACGTTTCGCTTTCCCGTGATCCGCGGATGTCGATGATCCGTGAGAGTAGGAAGTCCTTGAAGCAGTCATCGGTCAGGCAGAACGCCCGGGTGTGCCAGCGGAACCCGTCGAACGCGATGGCGTGAGGCGCGATCCAGCGCCAGCGCGGCTCGGGGCTAGACAGGGACTGGTACTTCACCTCGATCGCCTCGGACCGGCGGATGGCGCCGACGACTGCCCGGAGTGTTACAGGGTCGACGCCTCGCACGGGAGTGGGCGAGGCTGCATAAGGCGGCAGGTCGGCTATCCAAGAGTCTTCTCTGTCGAG
This genomic window from Paracoccus sediminicola contains:
- a CDS encoding WYL domain-containing protein, which codes for MDSLEGDSLEKTKDRQLRWGVEQRLEFIEFRLFWEGHVNRGDLMDQFGISINQASSDLSRYAEYAPGNMVYDKSARTYVRGPEFKPQFLEPDASRYLAQLRSVADGILDREDSWIADLPPYAASPTPVRGVDPVTLRAVVGAIRRSEAIEVKYQSLSSPEPRWRWIAPHAIAFDGFRWHTRAFCLTDDCFKDFLLSRIIDIRGSRESETSADEDRDWHSEVTLEVGPHPDLSETQAKVIARDYGMRGGKAKIKVRRALLYYALRRLGLDTDPAARRPQDQQIVLLNREHIGRLTPSVGSASGPAKTGSGELN